In Zymoseptoria tritici IPO323 chromosome 7, whole genome shotgun sequence, a single genomic region encodes these proteins:
- the TGH gene encoding triacylglycerol hydrolase (Triacylglycerol hydrolase, putative precursor. Secreted. Lipase; related to sterol esterase. Probable biotechnological application for flavour development in cheese and for whole-cell biocatalysts in biodiesel-fuel production.): MLRLKPSVAACVLAAAYGVLAQPSVQLPSANITGTALTYPGVTGATTANAYLGIPFAKPPQRFMPPVAQQLSGDIDATQWKASCMQQGAHMSCGCTSFFSAYNATQSEDCIFLNIFTPAEACEPLPVLFSIHGGNLQTGSGSLAVFNGVPIAATKEVIVVTINYRVGVFGFVQSPELKADEKNPGFLDQRMALAWVYENIAAFGGDPNAITIAGQSAGGYSVKQLLLNPPEPLSFRAAIMESQTLLAPIDSWPALVGLTDCTTAPSQLACVQAVDASLIAELSAKNMLYFPPAIDNVTNSAHAELAIATSPRVPILTGTNGNEVAQFFPDVNPAMASALWTAVTGGRGPSFEQLYNSSLQSLDPYQAVRRPLNQYAYTCRAKILSERAAQTGHPTWRYFFNATFANVDIAYPGENAHGASHGAELPLIFGTFPSQGSDEDQVRLGKYMQDTFIGFVKDPESSLRWPQVGGSEPYLLFVDNKSGPVDTVVGNEVADFDCGPYEALLLMTGEV, from the exons ATGCTCCGCCTCAAACCCTCGGTGGCAGCATGCGTGCTGGCTGCTGCGTATGGTGTCCTCGCTCAACCGAGCGTGCAACTGCCGTCAGCGAACATCACTGGAACAGCCCTCACGTATCCTGGAGTGACAGGAGCCACCACGGCGAATGCATATCTGGGCATTCCGTTTGCGAAACCTCCTCAGAGGTTTATGCCACCCGTTGCGCAGCAGCTCTCAGGAGACATCGATGCGACGCAGTGGAAGGCCTCGTGCATGCAGCAAGGAGCTCATATGTCATGTGGATGT ACTTCCTTCTTTTCGGCTTACAACGCTACCCAGAGCGAGGACTGCATTTTTTTGAACATCTTCACTCCAGCTGAAGCTTGCGAGCCTCTCCCGGTCTTGTTCTCCATTCACGGTGGCAACCTCCAAACTGGGAGCGGCAGTCTGGCGGTCTTCAACGGGGTGCCGATCGCGGCTACAAAAGAAGTGATTGTTGTGACGATCAACTATCGAGTTGGTGTCTTCGGATTCGTGCAGTCACCGGAGCTCAAGGCCGATGAGAAGAACCCTGGATTCCTCGATCAGCGAATGGCGCTCGCGTGGGTGTATGAGAACATTGCTGCTTTCGGAGGAGACCCAAACGCCATCACGATCGCTGGACAATCCGCTGGAGGATACTCCGTCAAGCAGCTGCTTCTGAACCCGCCGGAACCTCTATCTTTCCGAGCCGCCATCATGGAGAGTCAAACTTTGCTCGCACCCATCGATAGCTGGCCTGCTTTGGTTGGTCTTACGGACTGCACGACAGCCCCGTCGCAGCTTGCTTGCGTTCAAGCCGTCGATGCCTCGCTCATCGCCGAGCTCTCGGCTAAGAACATGCTGTACTTCCCTCCGGCCATCGACAACGTGACCAACAGCGCTCACGCCGAGCTCGCAATCGCCACTTCTCCTCGAGTCCCAATCCTCACCGGTACCAACGGCAATGAAGTCGCCCAGTTCTTCCCTGATGTCAACCCGGCGATGGCTTCCGCGCTCTGGACTGCCGTAACGGGTGGTCGTGGCCCTTCTTTCGAACAACTGTACAACAGCTCTCTACAATCCCTCGACCCCTACCAAGCCGTCCGCCGTCCATTGAACCAATACGCCTACACCTGTCGCGCAAAGATCCTATCCGAAAGAGCTGCACAAACCGGACACCCGACATGGCGATACTTCTTCAACGCCACGTTCGCCAACGTCGACATCGCGTATCCCGGAGAGAACGCTCATGGCGCCAGTCACGGTGCTGAATTGCCTTTGATCTTTGGCACGTTTCCGTCGCAGGGGAGCGATGAGGATCAAGTTCGTTTGGGGAAGTACATGCAGGACACCTTTATCGGATTTGTCAAGGATCCTGAGTCGAGCTTGAGGTGGCCTCAAGTTGGTGGTTCAGAGCCATATCTTCTGTTCGTGGATAATAAGAGTGGGCCGGTGGATACAGTCGTTGGCAATGAGGTTGCTGACTTTGATTGCGGGCCTTACGAGGCTTTGTTGCTGATGACTGGAGAAGTCTAG
- the PTP6 gene encoding putative tyrosine protein phosphatase 6 (putative dual spec / tyrosine protein phosphatase 6), protein MQNLVWVDDLEYHREDEPCAGFEQIKASTLHGRVDLCCSSRRSSIAIKPHFLLASTSDIRPRDTPGLNLHPAVHGEHQNVSPNSEQRTPSFSRIANFRDVAISTGKTPSQALLKPGFLFRSAAPDDATPSDQRRLTDDFHIKTIIDLRTDSEHAALLAKEKKSPFPPADVPDFDIPSDGPSSTPPPSGSNNGHKIPGIKYVNVNFNGKTYSSAMFSRLSYYHRAKLIALYITGYRPQAISIIGKNVMSQRGLIGLAKDSLAHCRAEIAQVFEVLSEEGNWPVLVHCTQGKDRTGLVVLLVALLVGVGMEDVKRDYLLSREGLEGDREERVKAVREMGLTDEFAGCEEGLVEEVVTELKERYGGVEKYLEGCGVMREKQRKVKEILAA, encoded by the coding sequence ATGCAAAACTTGGTATGGGTAGACGACCTGGAATATCACAGGGAAGATGAGCCATGTGCCGGGTTCGAACAGATCAAGGCAAGCACATTGCATGGTAGGGTTGATCTCTGCTGCTCGTCCCGTCGTTCCAGTATCGCCATCAAACCCCATTTTCTCCTAGCAAGCACGAGTGATATCAGACCCAGAGACACGCCTGGATTGAACTTGCACCCAGCTGTCCACGGAGAACACCAGAATGTCTCCCCTAACTCCGAACAGCGAACACCATCCTTCTCCCGCATCGCCAACTTCCGCGATGTCGCCATCTCCACAGGCAAGACTCCATCACAAGCCCTCCTCAAACCCggcttcctcttccgcaGCGCCGCTCCAGACGACGCCACTCCGTCCGACCAACGCCGTCTAACAGATGACTTCCACATCAAAACCATTATCGACCTCCGCACAGACTCCGAGCAcgccgccctcctcgccaaagAAAAGAAGTCCCCTTTTCCACCCGCCGACGTTCCCGACTTCGACATCCCCTCCGATGGTCCCTCCAGcactccacctccctctgGCAGCAACAATGGACACAAGATCCCCGGCATCAAATATGTAAATGTAAACTTCAACGGCAAAACCTACTCCTCCGCCATGTTCTCCCGCCTATCCTACTACCACCGCGCAAAACTCATCGCGTTATACATAACCGGCTACCGCCCTCAAGCAATCAGCATCATCGGCAAGAACGTCATGTCTCAACGCGGACTCATCGGGTTGGCAAAAGATAGTCTTGCTCACTGCCGAGCTGAAATTGCGCAAGTCTTTGAGGTGTTGAGTGAGGAGGGAAACTGGCCGGTTTTGGTGCATTGTACGCAGGGGAAGGATCGGACGGGGTTGGTTGTTTTGTTGGTGGCGTTGTTGGTGGGTGTGGGGATGGAGGATGTGAAGAGGGATTATTTGTTGAGTCGGGAGGGGTTGGAGGGGGAtcgggaggagagggtgaagGCTGTGAGGGAGATGGGGTTGACGGATGAGTTTGCCGGGTGTGAGGAGGGGTTAGTAGAGGAAGTTGTAACGGAGTTGAAGGAGAGATATGGCGGTGTGGAGAAGTATTTGGAGGGATGTGGGGTGATGAGGGAGAAGCAGAGAAAGGTTAAGGAGATTTTGGCGGCGTGA
- the SDG2403 gene encoding histone methyltransferase (Histone methyltransferase, subunit of the COMPASS complex): LTPLTSHSDSSPPKVSTPQHAHMSATDPTGASATTHVPTSTDAPQRERAPRPQMMPPPGKVKGYRAVWDPELDNKLSKEERKRATFRKKDFGAETYEPDPPPDPRLAIPGYMSGQCRQKTTPSKAILRPAPYTLPPYKVDRYSIGPGEPQQVVAVGFDPFLSESTLKLNFGTFGSIASVQNKTDPETGSFLGIALIKYRDSIRDGEEISAVNAAKRAEVEFNGARIGVHTIKVELDREGRRCKRHVDHVLKKAKEERAKYAPQPPGPPETPTDAKDSPAPPPNAPKGPSAKPAGKAAAAKAAGKPVRGVPGAATATPAPETAANPKTGAAALVEDEPILSKIKRKPYIHIPHASVPVLGTTIPHLKKRLKAYDWREVRLDVTGYYVIFEDSKRGEDETERCYNECNKQALFTYKMGMECQKYGNPDYERSPSPERAMAEKQKQEEFERLQKEDAEDLEIEKKSRAENLDPVLGALDQLRIELRDRILGDIKTRIAIPIFHDSLDPTRHVAKRRKLGLPDPSDKENKGSSLLFAKAGDAPPDTPKNRRGYPLSHSKKPLRPHDPHNQRGRKGGREREPSNAFVDERRRKPPPRPTHARGLHFRLQQMYAEEEDSDDERQTSVTGRDTDEQESRPLSRASRNSTPFDSESVMDTPKHKRRKVTDWEDDEKETFEAFHKEMLGHLLHKEPEDLATRELELVVNTLPRSSRYATRARTELFIRQRSKADDDLFQVRLDRKDVDEESVLASKEQADTPAVELDAKVVKEKAKRKRKTKKQLLEEQEALKAEAKKAKEESKPIAAAETVTKIEQKELEIEAVVEAEAQDKDVSLHLTFDKPRRTVEEDRSIILDIDGWQQFIKDEEDMAFARKALAEQPAYDIGDVKLWAWKQKEIKALNSGGIPGQAQPEPLISGYYVPNPTGCARTEGFKKILNEEKSKYLPHRIKVQRAREERQAQATSNPTAAAEAAKIKEAEKIASTATSRSNRVNNRRLVNDINLQKQTLATANSDADVAIRFNQLKKRKKLVKFDRSAIHGWGLYAEENIAVNDLIIEYVGEKVRQKIADLREIRYEKQGVGSSYLFRMIDDEIVDATKKGGIARFINHSCSPNCTAKIIKVEGTPRIVIYALKDIGKNDELTYDYKFEREMDSTDRIPCLCGSANCKGFLN, encoded by the exons CTAACACCGCTTACCAGCCATTCCGACTCCTCGCCGCCCAAGGTTTCCACGCCACAACACGCGCACATGTCTGCCACGGATCCGACTGGCGCCAGTGCCACCACGCACGTGCCCACCTCCACCGATGCTCCTCAGCGCGAGCGTGCACCTCGCCCACAAATGATGCCACCTCCTGGCAAAGTGAAAGGGTACAGAGCGGTTTGGGATCCAGAATTGGATAATAAGCTCAGCAAAGAAGAGCGCAAGCGTGCGACATTCAGAAAGAAAGATTTCGGAGCAGAG ACATACGAACCGGACCCGCCACCGGATCCTCGATTGGCTATACCCGGGTATATGTCAGGACAATGTCGGCAGAAGACCACGCCCAGCAAGGCGATTCTACGGCCTGCACCTTACACTCTACCTCCGTACAAGGTTGATCGGTATTCAATTGGCCCAGGCGAGCCACAACAGGTAGTGGCAGTGGGCTTTGATCCATTCTTATCAGAATCCACGCTCAAGTTGAATTTTGGCACATTTGGCAGCATTGCCAGTGTACAAAATAAGACCGATCCTGAAACTGGGAGCTTTCTCGGAATCGCCTTGATTAAGTATCGAGATTCTATtcgcgacggcgaggagatATCCGCGGTCAATGCGGCGAAAAGAGCGGAGGTGGAATTTAATGGTGCGAGGATTGGAGTTCACACAATCAAAGTCGAGCTCGATCGCGAAGGCCGACGATGCAAGCGACATGTTGATCATGTGCTTAAGAAGGCAAAAGAGGAACGAGCAAAGTATGCGCCGCAGCCACCTGGGCCACCCGAGACACCGACCGATGCGAAAGACTCGCCCGCACCACCACCGAATGCACCCAAAGGCCCATCAGCCAAGCCTGCCGGAAAAGCTGCAGCAGCAAAGGCAGCGGGCAAGCCGGTCCGTGGTGTACCAGGAGCTGCGACAGCGACACCAGCACCTGAGACGGCCGCAAACCCAAAAACTGGTGCCGCAGCTTTGGTGGAAGACGAGCCGATCCTGAGCAAGATCAAGCGGAAGCCGTACATCCACATCCCGCACGCTTCAGTCCCTGTCCTGGGCACAACCATCCCACATCTGAAGAAGCGATTAAAGGCATACGATTGGCGGGAGGTGAGACTGGACGTCACAGGCTACTATGTCATTTTCGAAGACTCCAagcgaggagaagacgagaccgAGCGGTGCTACAACGAGTGCAATAAGCAGGCTCTCTTCACCTATAAGATGGGAATGGAGTGCCAGAAATACGGCAACCCCGATTACGAGCGAAGTCCAAGTCCGGAACGTGCCATGGccgagaagcagaagcaggAAGAATTTGAGCGACTACAAAAGGAAGACGCGGAGGATCTTGAAatcgagaagaagagcagggCTGAAAACCTCGACCCAGTGCTGGGTGCGCTTGACCAGCTTCGAATTGAGCTCCGTGACAGAATTCTGGGCGACATCAAGACGAGGATTGCGATACCAATATTTCACGACAGCCTGGACCCAACGCGACATGTGGccaagaggaggaagttggGTCTGCCCGATCCTTCGGACAAAGAGAACAAAGGTTCGTCACTTTTGTTTGCCAAAGCAGGGGACGCTCCACCCGACACACCCAAGAACCGACGCGGATATCCATTGTCTCACTCAAAGAAACCTCTCCGACCTCATGATCCCCATAACCAGCGCGGCCGTAAAGGTGGTCGAGAACGAGAACCGAGCAATGCCTTTGTCGACGAACGTAGACGCAAGCCGCCCCCGAGGCCAACGCACGCACGAGGCTTGCATTTCCGATTGCAGCAAATGTacgccgaagaggaggactCAGACGATGAGCGCCAGACCTCTGTTACCGGTCGGGATACGGATGAACAAGAGAGTCGCCCACTCAGTCGTGCGAGCCGGAACTCGACGCCATTCGACTCGGAATCGGTCATGGACACGCCTAAGCATAAGCGGAGGAAAGTCACGGActgggaggatgatgagaaggagacGTTTGAAGCTTTCCACAAGGAAATGCTCGGTCACCTCTTGCATAAGGAGCCTGAGGATCTTGCGACTCGAGAACTCGAGCTGGTTGTGAATACCTTGCCCCGTTCCTCCAGGTATGCGACCCGCGCCAGGACCGAGCTCTTTATCCGACAACGGTCCAAAGCGGACGACGATCTCTTTCAGGTCAGGCTTGACAGGAaggatgtcgatgaggaATCGGTCCTCGCCAGCAAAGAGCAAGCAGATACACCGGCTGTGGAATTGGATGCCAAGGTTGTCAAAGAGAAGGCCAAGAGGAAGCGCAAGACCAAGAAACAACTTCTGGAAGAGCAAGAGGCCCTCAAAGCGGAAGCCAAAAAGGCCAAAGAGGAGAGCAAACCGATTGCCGCCGCCGAGACGGTCACCAAGATCGAACAGAAAGAGCTTGAAATCGAGGCCGTGGTTGAAGCCGAGGCACAGGATAAGGATGTTTCGCTTCATCTCACATTCGACAAACCACGGCGAACTGTTGAGGAGGATCGCTCCATTATTCTCGACATCGATGGGTGGCAGCAGTTCATcaaggatgaagaggacATGGCCTTCGCGCGAAAAGCACTCGCCGAGCAACCCGCTTATGATATCGGTGATGTCAAGCTTTGGGCCTGGAAGCAGAAGGAAATCAAGGCTCTCAACAGTGGTGGTATTCCGGGTCAAGCACAGCCCGAGCCTCTCATCTCTGGATACTACGTTCCCAACCCGACCGGCTGTGCTCGTACAGAGGGTTTCAAGAAGATTTTGAACGAGGAGAAGTCTAAGTACCTTCCCCATCGCATCAAGGTCCAACGGGCACGCGAAGAGCGTCAAGCTCAAGCGACATCGAATccgaccgccgccgccgaagccgCCAAGATTAAAGAAGCGGAGAAGATTGCCAGCACTGCAACCTCTCGTAGCAACCGTGTCAATAATCGCCGCTTGGTGAACGACATCAACCTCCAAAAGCAAACCCTCGCCACCGCCAACTCGGACGCCGACGTCGCCATCCGCTTCAACCAGCTCAAGAAACGCAAAAAGCTCGTCAAATTCGACCGATCCGCCATCCACGGATGGGGTCTCTACGCCGAAGAGAACATCGCCGTCAACGACCTCATCATCGAGTACGTCGGCGAGAAAGTGCGTCAGAAGATCGCCGACCTCCGCGAGATCCGCTACGAGAAGCAAGGCGTTGGGTCCTCCTATCTCTTCCGAATGATCGACGACGAGATTGTGGATGCTACCAAGAAGGGTGGTATCGCGCGCTTCATCAATCATTCTTGCAGCCCGAACTGTACCGCCAAGATCATCAAGGTCGAGGGAACGCCCAGGATTGTGATTTATGCGTTGAAGGATATTGGGAAGA ACGATGAACTCACTTACGACTACAAATTCGAGCGAGAAATGGATTCGACGGATCGGATCCCTTGTCTCTGTGGCTCGGCGAATTGCAAGGGGTTCTTGAATTGA